In the Trichoderma atroviride chromosome 4, complete sequence genome, CATCCAAGCTCACCTgggttggaagaagaggctgacaAAGACTTGGCCGAGACTGTCCATGGGAAACGCCGTTGTTTTCTCTGAGCTACGCCGctgcacccagccctgccaggataACGACCATGCCCTCGGAAATTTACAACCCTATGGCGCTGCTTGAACTGCGCCGCTGCACCCGGAAACCCTGCCAGGATAACGACCATGTTCTGCGTTTAGACACGGCATCTTCCTTTCATCGAACTACGCCGCTGCACCCGGCCCTGCCAGGATAACGACCATGCCCTCAGTCAGAACACCGTGTCAATGTTTCTTTCAATCTAACCGctgcacccagccctgccaggataACGGCCATGATCTCGGAAACTCCCAACAGCCTCATACCCCagtctttgccttcttttccaatTAGTAGTTCGAACGGGGCTTGCCCGAGGCATCTAGTTCCCAAAGCGTAGACGAATTGGATCTCCTCGAAGGCCTCGTGTTCAGAGTGTTTCGAGAAGAGTTTGCACGTGAAGTTGGCGACTTGGGCTTTTATTTTCGGCGCTTTCGCCCGCCATTGTCGCTTTCCGGAACTTGCTCTTCCAATACTTTTTCTGAACTTCCCTGGGCTAGATGATTTGCCGAATCGTCTTCCGTAAAGCTAGCATTGGGGACAGGAGATGGTGGGCGTGGCAGACTCTCTATTTTCTGACGCTTATATCCgttgtcttcttcatcttcgtcagaCCTGGATCTTTTCCGTGATGCGCTCCCATGGGCAGCCTGTATAGATGACGCGCGAGTAGCCTGAGGGGTCGGGGAGGTTTCGGTATGCGCAAGACTGTTGTCTACTTTTGGACGTTTAGGCTCATGGATGCTGatatcttcatcgtcgtcaaacCGAaccctcttcttggccgaaTTCGAACCTTGGCTTTCAGATGATATACTGGATCGTCTTCTCAGCTCATCTTGTGTCGCCAGAGACTCATTTCCCTCCTTCAGGTCCTGTGAATCGTTTGATATGAGTGATGGGACCTGCTGAATTGAAGGGGTATCGTCTTCAGAGTTGAGGGTATGTGAAGCAGCATCGTCGGATAAAAGCATCGACGATTCGAATTCCGCCCTCGCGAAAGTATTGCTTCCCCCATAGCGCATCTTATACTCCTGGTCGAGCTTATAACCATAGTCTATATCCTCAGGAAGCTGAGTGCCCCACTCATCCTCACTGGAAAACTCTTCATCTAGAGATTTTTCATATTCTGGGTCAGCAGAGGGGGCTGGGATGATTTCCCTAATAAGTTCCTCCGTCTCATCTTCCATGAGTTCGTGCCCTCTCTCTTGACGGGAATTTTCCTTTGTATGACCCTGTTTCTCCACGACTATCGTTTTAGGTTTCTTATCCGATTTTCGTTGGTAGACGTAGGTATGTAACAACTGGACAAAGTGGTCGAGGCATCTGAGCTTTTGTGCCGGGGGGGATCGCACGAGGAGCAGCGGAAGTTGGATTTTGAGCATCGAGGGCCGGATAAGTCTCTTCAATAACCCAGTATATATCTTTTAGCGCAGAATTGAGGACTTCATATTGTTGTTTGTTATGTTTCTCAAATTTCCGTTCAAAATCCGCTTTGTTTTTGGAGGCCTTTGCTATCTCCATAGCGGTTTCAAAATATTTGTTGCTGTCAAAAATCGAAATGGGATACGTATTGAAGCGCTGCCAGTATTCTTTTCAAAGATGGTCGGGGCTGCGCATGCCAGGAGGAGCAGCCTCATACCATTCGGTGTTTTTTGTCAGCTCATTGACCGGATTTGGCGCATCGAAGCGACCCATGGTCAGTATCTTTGATATATCGCTCGATTCGTGGTCGCCGTCAGGTCGCGATGATGTGCGGGTGCTATTGATCGAGCCAGGAATGATCAGGATAGTCGTTGTCGATGCCACAGTGTTATGGTTCTTTGTGCTGAGATGAGACGTGTGTCCAATTCCGAGCCTGACTCTTAGCCAGCCTGTTCAGTGATGCTGCAGTGGAGCACGTTTTGCTGTGTGTCGTACTAGTAGAACCGTTAATAAGGCGTAGCGAATCACGCATAAAAGGGCACGCTGCCTGCACGGAGTACAGAGCATTCTGCGCCTCTTTAGCGACACCCTGTTAGTGAACTGCTGTTTGTACTTCATGTGTTGTCGTTGGCATCTGAGGTCGCCACCGATTTCCGCCTGTTCATGGCATAGTACGCCACCCAGTATCGGATCCACTCATATTCACGGTGGCTTCTGGCGAGGAACTGCCCGCTTTTAGTGCCCGGCGTGGCACCAGATAGCGTCTGGTCTCTTATTGTATGGCGCATCTGAAGCTCCTCTGGCGTTTTGCTGCCTCTATTCAGCGCTCCTCTGCAGCGTGTATAAGTATGAGGCAGTGGTCGTGGTGTCATTGATTTGAACTCGCAGATGAGATACCACCGCTTAAAACCGTCAGTATTATCGATTACTACCTATACACACTGTTCTTCCTCATTCCAAACATATCCTAGACATCCTGAGCCAGCATCATGTCGGAGCTCACTAATGATTCAATCCTGTCGGCTTCTTTTGGCACAGCCCGATCGCATATCAGCGCCGTTGACTCTCATTCCTCCCAACCGCCGTCAATTCAGATAGAGCATCGCGCAATAACCGCAGCTGAAGAGCTAGGGAATCAAGGTTACGCTCTGACATGCTCTCAATCTAGTTTCGGCTCTGCGACGCAGATAGGGCCACACTTTCTTGCCAATGAAGCGGCATTAGAATTCAAAAGAATGCGTGAGGCCTTGAGATTCGCTACGAAGGCACCAACCACCACGGAGATCGATGCACTGTTTACGAAAGCTTTGCGGCGTGTGCAAGATGCTAGATTGATTATAACTTCAACAGACTTTCCTGAAGATACGCATCGGAACTCATCCATCATACCCCTCCCATACAAAGCTACGAATAGGTTGACGTTTGGTGTCACCCAGCAAGCTCAGGATGCGGACTTGGTTCTACGTTTACCGCTCGAAGATAAAGATGGCTATATTTCATTTGAAACTGGTATAACATGCCAGATTATCTACCATCCTGGGAAGGATGACTGCCTTTTGGTAAACCATGCAGAACGGCAATTACGCCTGACAAACTTCAGTTCATCTCCGGCTCTCTGTGTATCTattggagagaagaaaagtcaCTTCCTCCAGCCCGGCATGTGGAGAATATCTATAGACGGCGACAATAAAGATTCTGGAGAATATCATCTTGCTGAGTTTTGGCTTCGTGAAAGACAATTTGACATCTCAATTCGGACAGCGGATAGCCCATCGCGAACAAAGCGAGGCATTGACGATGGCGCTGAAGAGAATGTcaacaagagacaaaagcGAAACAATGATCTCACAGGAACTACCCTCATCCGACCTTTAAACAAGACGAGTATAGAGCCAAGGCCTACCGCGATTGGCACTGAGAGCACTGATGCCCGGAATCTAGCTCTCACGTCATCTGTCCAGAAGATTCCCAACAAAACAACAGTCTCCCTTCTAGATCTCGcaaatggagaagaagccgacaTCCAGGCTCTGCAAGATAGGCCCGACAGCTCTCAATCAGTGTCTACAGCAAAAGGACCAGCAAGCTATCAACTACGCCGGGTCAAGCAAATTGCAGCTACAGCATCCGCGAGTGTTTTTCATTGCATACGCTCTTCTGAGCTTGTAGCCGCCAAAGTCCTTCGATACGACAGGGAGTCAcctcttgtttcttcgtccttgtggaagacagaaaaaaaacacactTGAGAAGTTAAAACATGTGAGTCAAACCACAGTTTCGTGCCATCGGTATACTGCAAATTTCGTTCTAACCCAACGCAGAGGAACGTTGTAGCGCTCAAGGCGTTTGATGGTCGCATGCTTGCGATATACCCAGAGCCTCTCCCAGAATCTCTTTATCGGGGAGTTAGGGCCAAATATTCACAATCGGCCATTTTTCAAATATTGCTTGATATTTCATCCGCTTTGGTGTACTTGAAGACGATCCCAATCGTCCATAACGATATCAAGCCACGCAATATTACCTACTCCTCTCAGCGTGGCGCTGTTCTTGTCGATTTTGGATTGGCAACGAGCGCCAGTAAATGGAACGCAGGAGGCACGCTTTGGTACCTCCCTCCTGATCTCCTAACCTCCAATTCGCGTGGATCACCAGGGGACATATGGGCGTTAGGTATCACCATGCTCTACTTGCTTGGCAAAATCGATTATccggaggaaaagaagaaaaagactaCCAGTCCGGAGAAAGACTCCGAGAGGCGCGATTGGCCCATACTCAACCTCCTTCATAACGACGAAAATCAAATTAAGATGAAAACATGGCTACAGTACATTTTTTCTGTCAGAGCCGAGTTAAGTCCAGTATACGTGGGGACTGGGATAAGCAAGCTCGAATCTATAGTGTTTAATATGCTTGAGCGTAAAAGCGAACTGCGATTCGAGGCGGAGGACATTGTTTCTGCCCTCGATAAATCGATGGCTcaattgctgctggcggcttgAGATGTTTATTGATtaataggtacatgtatatgtataGCAGAGATATAATAACTGCTTTTTGTTATGACAGAGATTTTTTTGGGGGAAAGGATTATGAAAGCATTGATGCAATATAGATATCCACACCATGCAAGGACACTCGAGAGCTcatataataattaaatcATTTTTTGAGGTTCATTAGTCAATGGATATGATAGTCGCCGCTGGTTCGGCGTTTCTTTGAGCTTTAATACAAAACGCTGGAAAAAGCTTACATGTACCCACATGGCATCCAAAATTAAACCActagaagatgaagaatggTTCATGAATTGGCACCTCAGAGATGTAGGACACCCTGCACGGAGAAACGCTGTTCTACTAGGCAGAGCCAACCCAATGCTATCGTTACGAGCTTGTCTTATGCTCCCAGCTGAACAATTATGGATTAGTCAAACACTACTCATTCGAGTATTTGGTGAATCAACTCACATATCCAAGAAAAGCTTCCAGAGGATGGAAAACAGCAGCCCTTGAAGGCCATTGCTCAAGATGCGCGTAGGGAGTCCTCGCCCAAGCAGCCCCGAAATTCCGTCTTCTCTAATCACCAGCTGTACAGCCTCGGCTATAAATGTGTTAGGATGAAAGTTCCTCTGCAAGGATCTTGGAGAGATAACATGGAGCCACTTACTATATGAGACTTTTGTATCATTGACCTGTCGATACGTCTTTACTACTCTCAGCGAGTTGGAAACTGAGTCGGATATTATCGATGCGACGAATCCTATAAACGCCAAGCGTAGCAGCCATAGGAGAAGCTCGGACTTTGGTGGCTCTGGAATGCTCTCCGTCAACAAGTTATACTGTAGCAATGTGAGCGCCCAATTCATCTCTTGTGTTCAAGGTAGATACAAGCCTTACAGTCGCAAACCAGGGATAATGTCCAACAAATGTCGCTCCCGCAGTGGCAAAAGCTCCCCACCATAGAGTACCGACCCCGTGTTCTTTGATGCGCTGGCGGAGCAGGGCAGTTCCACTGGAACCTTGGGCCTGGAGAGTTGTTTTGAGCGTATCGACGGGAGTGAGGATCATGcggaaagcagcagcacttgaTGTAGCGCAGATTAGCAACAAGAATATTGTGAAACATTAGACGGGAACCAAGTGTGAGTATACCAAAGCGAGGCAAAAACAGTCTTTCCGAGCGAAGGCAAGTCCTTCAGATAAGAGTTGGACTGCAGAAGTGCCAAGATGCCAGCGTTGGCCGCTGTGTCTCCAAATCTTGCCAGGGGTCCTGTAGATGGCCAAACGTTAGACATTACCCAACAACATATAGACCACTTTCAGTAAAATGAGTAGATTGTTCACCTTGTATAAGTGCAGCTCCGATGCCCGAATAGTATCGGCCAAATCCACCATCAGCATAGAGCTTTTGGGTTGCAATGGTGAATGAGGTTCCAAAGCGATATTGATAGTTCATAATCGTCCTCAGCGGCTAAATGACGCGACAAAGTCTTAGTCTTGGCTAAGaggtggatgaagaagagggtgagAGTAAGTGAGTTATTACCATGAGAAGCAGGACTTGTAGGAACATCGCCGCCGCACCGGacaagccgccgccaagagcTCTCTTGAGTGCTTTATCCAAATCAAACTATACAATGCCAGTCAGAATGCAAACTCATGGCAAAAATGCACGCAAGTGAGAAGATGTCACAAGGTAGCACCAACGTTGACATCGCCATCTGCGTCAATCCAGCCCTTGATAAAGACTGCAAGGACAAGGGCCGCAGCAATAGCCCAGAATATCCTCCACAGGTACCAGCGAGCAGACCTCTTTTGATCTTCCTGCTGCTCTGGATGAGACTGGACCGACTGCTCTCCTACCAGCAAGGGCGTGCTTTCAGTATGTCCCGCCTGGGTCTCAACATCATTCTCTCGAGTCATGGCGCTAGCTCGCACGCGCCGCAATAACCTCTGTGGCAGTTTCAGATGTGCCTGATAGATAACGAGAGTCTCTTGATAATGGTAAATGTATGCATCTCTCAAAGCAACGTAGACCTTCCCAATCTCAAGGGACAGGCAGGTGACAAATCTTGTCAGCAAGGGAGGGCGAGACTACTAGCGAATTAGACTGCCCCTCCAGATTGGTCATCACTGACACGCAAATGGAGATGAGAATTGCGAGATCACTATCGGCATTCATACCGGTCGGCCCGGCCCCGGAAATAATCTACTTGGCCATTCATTGTTTAAGCCCGCTGTGGCGGCGTGGCCATTGTTGAATCCACGTGGGTGATATTTCTGGGTTCAAATTGCATGTCTTTGTTCACATGTATTCACGATATGGGCATTGGTGCGACGAGAAGCCGTACACGATAACGAGAGGTGACTAGAGATGGCCAAGTGCTATTTCCACAGATGCAATTAATCTGGTACTATCCAGATCTTGCATAGAAGCCGCTACTAGTGGTTTTTGAACTCCATCTTAAAATCCTACAAACAGCACGACAGAATCGTGACACATGTAGGGACCCATCCAATTGGTCCAATCGAGCCTGCGTGATTCCTTTGCCCAAATTAAGCTCAGCGCATCAGGGAAGCCGTCCCTGTTTTCAATATCTACCTATTTGGTAGCAAGAATTTTGAACGCAGGACTTCTCAAGTAGCCTTGTATTACATGTAGGTGCATATAAGTATGATAGTAGGGTAGCCTGTTGAAATACGCTCACTTGACGTAGTCGATGACTTGCAATATACCCTGTATACGTGAAATAGTGCACATCATCAAAGCGCGTGTATTGGCAGCAGGATATATAATTGAATCGATTAGGGATTATGGATGCATTCATCGTTTGGGAGGCAGGCATTCTTCCGTAAAGCATCCTACACCCGCCTCAATGAGCTCCTTCACCGATCTGCACAGCAAGAGAATCGGATACGGTACCCGAGTCCACGATACCAGCCACGGCCGTGACGTATCGAAATTGTTTCAAAAGACATCGATCTGGTTATCAAGCTTTCATGGGTTAAAACTAAGCATACAGAAAATAGGCTAGAGTGGCTCAGCCTCGCCGAACTAGGAACATACCGAGGTGCTATTGGTGTCAATGCTGGCCGCTGCTCGTATACGAGTCTTACAGCATAAATGCTCATCGGAATACACATGTATCAATAGCCGAAATCCACTTTTGGCGCAATGCCAAGCTTTTCTGTAAACTGCTGGCGCCTTGGCTGCATGCAATGGATGGACGCTGGCAGGCATTCCACAGCCTTTGAGCACAGCCTTTGAGAAATTTTCAAGACAATAGTCTATTTTGGGCTTGAGCCAGCAAGTGCAATGCCTCTGATTGCCAAATTTTCCACCTATACTTGTGGTATCTTGTGGGTATTTGTCTCATAATTGATGTGCTGTGGATCAGTCTCGTGTAAGTGCTACTACTGTATACGAAGGGCATGCAGCTCGATAGTGAGCTGTAGGCGCTACTGGTGGAATTAAGTTTGAGTTGTTATGCATAAATAAGGCATGTTCAGTAAACACCCTGATCATGGAGGTAGCAAGAGTCAGTATCTGGTGGGCTTAGAgtatcgtcgtcgtcatgaAACTGAGAAGAGTATACGTGGCCGGCAAAATTATTTCTGCAGATCACAGCATTGCCTCATAGTATCTACGTGAAGGAATAAATGATATTAGATGGTTTATATTGAACCTTGATTGTGCGATGGAAGAAACGCTTGCTAAGAGTAAAAAGACACATTAACCGCTTCACGGATTAGCACCTTGTGTTACAACtaacatggacatggacgtTTCAGCACTCGCTCCCGTATTGTGGAAGCTATTGAGCACAGCACttattttcatcttcttttgctaGTTTCTATCCACTCACTGTTCTCGCCCGCTACTCCTATCAATTTTGCAATCTGAAGCGACAGGTGCATAAAGAGCTTTATGGAGACCAATGCTCTAGATCAACGTTTGTTGTCGGCCCGTAGATCTCGGCAGACACCCAAGATCGGAATTGGTCTAAATATTAGCGGCCACCCCCCAAGATCAAATCACTGTCTTGTATTACCTAGTATGCTGTCTCATGTTACCGATTTGGCAATCATCCGTCTTATACACTATGCTAACATTACTGGCAGTAATCAGGATCTGGGATTTGATGCcgggtgctgctgcggggAAGCTATGCGTCTTTTATATACACGCAACTTGATTAAATGTCTCTTATATGCATTCTGTACTTGAGAAACAGCCGGGAGTATGCAATCGCCCTAGACCTAtgggtgctgctggccggCCTGCATATTGCCTATATGTACTAGGTAATTAGCTAAGATTCAATAGAGCTTCTATATGTGCTTTCAACCGGTGCAATGACCACTGTTTTAATATTTGGTATTACTCTCTTCAAACCTTCTTGACTTGTGAAAGCTCTATCTACCTGTGAACTTTGGTCATGTAACACACCACTTAGGTAGTGTCCCATCAACAGCTCAGTAGTGTTTCTATTCTTCAGCAGACATCTACAATATCTTGACTACTTCTCCGATATATTGGCCGACAAACACAATCCAGTTTTTTGTCAATCAAATCTTCCCATTTCACCTTTTCCCTCTATCAATTGAATGCCAAAACCTCACGTCATCAGCTCCTTTTTTATCCCGCCACTAAGCCGCAGCTAACTTAGCGCCCTGATTATCCATGCGGCGGGGCATTTTAGACGCGGCGGTGGGCCCCTCCATctagagaagctgaagctggtggTCCAATTCGCGCCCAGCACACCACAAAGCCAAAGTTGCGCTGCAAGCTGCTATTTCGACGTCGCGCACTCTCGTCGCCGTTACTTGTCACTGCTCACAACAAACTGCGATTCTGCATCTTTGATCCTCACACATGGATTGATCCTCAATTCACTTTGTAACAACCCATCATTTCCGCCCTCTTGCATTGATTGGCTTTCgcgcctcttcctcgtctttccgttccctcttctctcttcgcgACAAGCTGGCTTTCGATGCCGTGACTCGCGGTTCGTATTTTGTCGCTGTTCGCGCAGTCGCATCTGGACAGGCCATAGCATCCCGCAGTCCTCTCTGTGCATTGCGACTCGCAGAAACAAAACCGTTTATGCTAGACGAATCCCACTCGGCGAGATCGGCGACCAAGACATCATTCGTGAGACAATCGAGATCGCTGCTGGTTCTCGGCGCAACTTTGACACCACACCACGCTTCCCTCCCACGAGGCCATCATGGAACGGCCCAGAGGCCTGGCTGGCATGCcctttggcgatgccgtcatcatggacgaggacagCCAAGGGCGCAGCCAAGACAGCGGAGATGTTGCCCAGCTGCGATCGCCAATGACATTCAAGACCCGCTCGCTGTCCGACAGCACCGGCACGCCGTCGAAGCTCTCGCCGAGCCCGCACATTGTCGACGCCTCGCGACGGACCTCCAAGGACGACAGCAGCCTCGACCGCCTGCAGCCTCCCGTCACGCCGCGCCGCCTGTCGATCCACGTGCCGACCCGGCAGGCCTCGCCTCCTCCCGGCACTCCCTCCGGCGCCTCGATCCGGCCAGCTCCGGTGTCGCCCAAGCTGGACCACTCGCACTCGCACACCTACGCCTCGCCCACTAGCCTGCTGCCCCGCCGCTCACGAGGCCTCGACTTCTCGCGGGCCGCGACCAGCCTCCACCACTCGATCCTGGCCGAGCAGCCGTCTCCAGACTCGTCACCCGTCATCGGGGAGCGGGGTATGAACATTCCTGCGCGGAGGGGGCCGTATGGAGGCGCAGAGCAGACATCAACGTCTCTGTGGTCCATGATGGGCGATCAGGAACGACACAATATCAGCACTTCACTTGGAAGCAACCATGTGGTCCCATCGgactcttccagctcttcttcagaagaCGAGGATATGGACGAAGAAATGGATGAGCCCTACGTGACGACGCCGCAGGTATCCAAGACAGGCATGCCTATAGGACAGGGCTCTGGGATCGGTGCTTTGGGCTCCCCCTCTATGGGTAGCCTAGCGAGCTTCCAGCACCGGCAGCGACATCGCAAACatccgaagaagaagccacaTGGTCCCCTCGGCCTAGGATTCAACCTTGCTTCGGCTGTCCTCTCAAAGTCACCGCCTAGTAACTCGGCTGCGGCGCGGGCTAGGAGGGAGAGTATAAGCTGGCAAGCGAACCAGCTCCACATTTCATCGAGAGATATTGACGAGGGCGCGCCCGCAGAAGGCAGCAGTGGCGATCAGAAGAGCGTGATACGGCGGGTTGTTACACGGCGGGGGAATCTCTTGGTAAGAGCCAACTTGAGAATCACATTGTAAAACGTCCACACAACTAACTTGCTCCTAGCCCAAAGCAAAAGCATTTGCACGCATCCGTGCCGCTCTCGCAGAAGAGGGCTCACCAGCAGAGTCCGAATTCATGCGAGAAGCTGAAATCGTCAAGCAAGTCCGCGAAAGCGATGTCGACTTTGAGCCTCGCGTTCAACCCGCGGGCGCTGACCATAGCGCCATGACGACAACCCATTCATCACCTAATCTCACCAGCACTCAAGAAGTCCTGGAGGAAATCCCTGCAGACGACCCAATGAGTGATTTGAGCGCAGGCCTAGgaagcagcttcaagcagCAGGCCATGAAGAACTCCAAAGGCAAACAGTTTTGGGATACGTTTTCCGAATCAAGCGGAGCAAGAACGCCGCCTCCTGGGGCAACTTTTCTGCCTCGGGGTTCATCATCGGGGATAAGCGAGGATACTAACATGGATTCGCCTTCCCTGAACTCCAGTGGCTTCTACGTAAGTCAAACACCCATTAATCCATGCTTGAGTTGTTTTTAACCAGATGTTTGTAGAATGGCCAACTGCCTAGTGCCGCAGAGATTACAAGGCGAATCAACAACAAGCGTCGTCGAGACGATGACTTTGACCCAACCAGCTTCAAGCGTCGCGCCGTCAGCCCCAGCATCAGCGTGCACAACTCGCCCATCATCCAAAGCCCCATGCAGCGCGACGTGATGCCCTGGGGCTCACGACCCGGCAGCACCGGCGGCGACAGAGGTAGCAGCGGACAGAGTGAATCTGGCAGCATGGGCGGAACGCCAGCGAACCCCCCTGTGGGCTCAACAGGCCAGGTCAGGAAGGGAAGAGTCGGCCTTCAGGGAATGACGGATACGAACGATGGTATCATGCGAATGAGCATTGAGTGACTTCTCGAGCGGGAGCACTTGGAAGATTGTAAATTACGTTGTATTTTGTGACATTAACCACGCGAGCAGCTTGAGTAGAGGGGAGTAGACGGTTGGCTTTCATACTGCATTGGGACGGCGTTTGATAATCTTGCCATGGCAACATGGCAGAAGGGTACAAAGGGAAGCATGAGATGTAATCTGCTTATTTATTGAGACGAAAGAACTGgcacatgtatatatagacATGCATACTATGAGCCCAGGCGTTTATAGTGGCCACCTTGATATGAATTCATGAGCTTTCGTAGCACTCGAAAGATGAATATTAATAGTGACTGAATGATTTATTTCCGTTGCTGTTCATCTCGATATATAATCTGAATGCCGCGAGTATTACAAGTCTTGTACTAAAAGTTTCTCCCTATTGCTTACTTTCCCTCCGAAATGATGGATGCAAAATGTACCGAATGAAAAAGCCGCATGAAAAAAATCCAAACGCCCATGATAGCATTACTCTGACAGAACgcattttccctcttcctcatcagcATTCATCAGCCTTTCCCCTTATACATGCGCCGGTGCATGCAGGTCAATGACACCAATGCCCTCCTCGGGCACTCTCAACGTTCCAAGTTTCTCATCCAACCACCGCGCCAATTCTGCCGCGTGTCTCCTCATAGCAACCACCGGCGCAGCGCTCGCGCTCTCCAAGCTCGACGTCGTCAGCCCACCCGTGCTGATCAAGCTTTCCACCTCGCTGGGACTGCCGACCCCATCGCCGTTTTCATGATGCGTGTGCGACGACGAGTGATGCAGCTGGTCCTGCAGGTTAGACGCCGCAGGGCCCACGCACACAAAGAGCAGGCCGCATTTCAGACGGCGGATGAGGACTGTGCCCTCGCTGAGCTGGACAGTAATAGTGACCGGCCGGATGGTATGTCGTGACCTCGACCGCGTCGGGCCGGACGCATCGGCCGCGTCGCCCTGGCTGCTGTGCTCGTCGAGATCGTGGTAGTGGTCGCTGCCGTGGGGGCTGCCGGGGGAGCTGACGATGGGATCGGGCGTGCGCGACCCGGGCAGGGCGGTTGGGATGGCAGCCGAGGACGAGGTGTGGATGGCGAGCAGAGAGGCCGCGACGGTGGCGTGGGTTCGCAGCACGGTGACGGGCTGGGACGAGGC is a window encoding:
- a CDS encoding uncharacterized protein (EggNog:ENOG41), with amino-acid sequence MWRISIDGDNKDSGEYHLAEFWLRERQFDISIRTADSPSRTKRGIDDGAEENVNKRQKRNNDLTGTTLIRPLNKTSIEPRPTAIGTESTDARNLALTSSVQKIPNKTTVSLLDLANGEEADIQALQDRPDSSQSVSTAKGPASYQLRRVKQIAATASASVFHCIRSSELVAAKVLRYDRESPLVSSSLWKTEKKHT
- a CDS encoding uncharacterized protein (EggNog:ENOG41) → MLKIQLPLLLVRSPPAQKLRCLDHFVQLLHTYVYQRKSDKKPKTIVVEKQGHTKENSRQERGHELMEDETEELIREIIPAPSADPEYEKSLDEEFSSEDEWGTQLPEDIDYGYKLDQEYKMRYGGSNTFARAEFESSMLLSDDAASHTLNSEDDTPSIQQVPSLISNDSQDLKEGNESLATQDELRRRSSISSESQGSNSAKKRVRFDDDEDISIHEPKRPKVDNSLAHTETSPTPQATRASSIQAAHGSASRKRSRSDEDEEDNGYKRQKIESLPRPPSPVPNASFTEDDSANHLAQGSSEKVLEEQVPESDNGGRKRRK
- a CDS encoding uncharacterized protein (EggNog:ENOG41) codes for the protein MAAPSATPPLLLTKRLNAFLHSHQSAHLPTLLLTTSQGKLLAHASSQPVTVLRTHATVAASLLAIHTSSSAAIPTALPGSRTPDPIVSSPGSPHGSDHYHDLDEHSSQGDAADASGPTRSRSRHTIRPVTITVQLSEGTVLIRRLKCGLLFVCVGPAASNLQDQLHHSSSHTHHENGDGVGSPSEVESLISTGGLTTSSLESASAAPVVAMRRHAAELARWLDEKLGTLRVPEEGIGVIDLHAPAHV
- a CDS encoding uncharacterized protein (EggNog:ENOG41) — encoded protein: MERPRGLAGMPFGDAVIMDEDSQGRSQDSGDVAQLRSPMTFKTRSLSDSTGTPSKLSPSPHIVDASRRTSKDDSSLDRLQPPVTPRRLSIHVPTRQASPPPGTPSGASIRPAPVSPKLDHSHSHTYASPTSLLPRRSRGLDFSRAATSLHHSILAEQPSPDSSPVIGERGMNIPARRGPYGGAEQTSTSLWSMMGDQERHNISTSLGSNHVVPSDSSSSSSEDEDMDEEMDEPYVTTPQVSKTGMPIGQGSGIGALGSPSMGSLASFQHRQRHRKHPKKKPHGPLGLGFNLASAVLSKSPPSNSAAARARRESISWQANQLHISSRDIDEGAPAEGSSGDQKSVIRRVVTRRGNLLPKAKAFARIRAALAEEGSPAESEFMREAEIVKQVRESDVDFEPRVQPAGADHSAMTTTHSSPNLTSTQEVLEEIPADDPMSDLSAGLGSSFKQQAMKNSKGKQFWDTFSESSGARTPPPGATFLPRGSSSGISEDTNMDSPSLNSSGFYNGQLPSAAEITRRINNKRRRDDDFDPTSFKRRAVSPSISVHNSPIIQSPMQRDVMPWGSRPGSTGGDRGSSGQSESGSMGGTPANPPVGSTGQVRKGRVGLQGMTDTNDGIMRMSIE
- a CDS encoding uncharacterized protein (EggNog:ENOG41~TransMembrane:4 (i43-65o85-103i223-242o262-283i)), which gives rise to MTRENDVETQAGHTESTPLLVGEQSVQSHPEQQEDQKRSARWYLWRIFWAIAAALVLAVFIKGWIDADGDVNFDLDKALKRALGGGLSGAAAMFLQVLLLMPLRTIMNYQYRFGTSFTIATQKLYADGGFGRYYSGIGAALIQGPLARFGDTAANAGILALLQSNSYLKDLPSLGKTVFASLCAAAFRMILTPVDTLKTTLQAQGSSGTALLRQRIKEHGVGTLWWGAFATAGATFVGHYPWFATYNLLTESIPEPPKSELLLWLLRLAFIGFVASIISDSVSNSLRVVKTYRQVNDTKVSYTEAVQLVIREDGISGLLGRGLPTRILSNGLQGLLFSILWKLFLDIWEHKTSS